One region of Zingiber officinale cultivar Zhangliang chromosome 7B, Zo_v1.1, whole genome shotgun sequence genomic DNA includes:
- the LOC122007033 gene encoding mitochondrial outer membrane import complex protein METAXIN, which produces MDDERVEDAQEIVLVARKGGFGLPTACPVCLPVYCYLRFAKVNFKLRIDRSNPDSDHIPYVEYGDYVALNNEKGGVLEILNEENIIQLDSELSKDCFSDWVSTKVMISTWLAEAVQYELWVACDSSIADYIYFSDLPWAIGKVLHWNQSRAVKQLHGITKLNVTEKEEEIYRKANLAYNALSAKLGNEEFFFEERPTSVDALFLAHAAFVINALPETSLLRSSLVKYANLTRFVETFKGDMLEASCSSSQTASPFEASSSSVPRTKKSKQSPKPKPKKRERTEEEKSFRRRAKYFIAAQVVSVLIFLTVLGGMGDFGVDDDDNDGLAYDD; this is translated from the exons ATGGACGATGAGAGAGTAGAAGACGCGCAGGAGATCGTCCTCGTAGCCCGGAAGGGAGGCTTCGGCCTTCCCACCGCCTGCCCCGTCTGCCTCCCCGTCTACTGCTACCTTCGCTTCGCCAAGGTCAACTTCAAACTCCGTATCGACCGCTCCAACCCCGACTCCG aTCACATACCATATGTTGAGTATGGGGATTATGTTGCTTTGAACAATGAGAAGGGAGGAGTTCTCGAAATTTTGAATGAAGAAAACATTATACAGTTGGATTCTGAACTTTCCAAGGACTGTTTCTCTGATTGGGTATCCACAAAAGTGATGATCAGCACCTGGCTTGCAGAAGCAGTGCAATATGAACTGTGGGTGGCTTGTGATAGTTCCATTGCCGATTACATATATTTCTCTGACCTTCCCTGGGCTATCGGAAAGGTTCTCCACTGGAATCAATCTCGAGCAGTGAAGCAATTGCATGGAATAACTAAGCTTAATGTTACAGAGAAAGAGGAAGAG ATTTACCGTAAAGCAAATTTAGCATACAATGCTCTATCTGCGAAACTGGGGAATGAGGAGTTTTTCTTTGAAGAAAG GCCTACTAGTGTGGATGCTCTTTTCCTTGCACATGCTGCCTTTGTGATCAATGCTTTGCCG GAAACATCGTTATTGAGAAGCAGTCTTGTAAAGTATGCCAACCTAACAAGGTTTGTAGAAACTTTTAAAGGCGACATGCTAGAAGCTAGTTGTTCATCTTCACAAACAGCCTCTCCTTTTGAAGCATCGTCATCATCAGTCCCCAGGACCAAAAAATCAAAGCAGA GTCCTAAGCCCAAGccaaagaaaagagaaagaacAGAGGAGGAGAAATCGTTCCGGAGAAGAGCCAAGTATTTTATCGCAGCTCAGGTTGTCTCAGTACTGATATTCTTGACCGTGCTCGGAGGGATGGGTGATTTCGGAGTTGATGACGATGACAATGATGGTCTGGCATACGACGACTGA
- the LOC122007034 gene encoding protein ROLLING AND ERECT LEAF 2-like, whose translation MGCSTSKLENEDAVRLCHDRKNFIKQAIEQRNQLAYVHVAYIRSLKGVAVALCRYVDDDELQFFLASFTTAPMPPQSVREVHPDIAMIPRKLFAPQENHSRRNTFSAVHYMKAGWSPSISVEEWPEPVETVRPEYNYSTGHSGFDGYAPAGAATMGSSYSSPYARPRYPPASPQASQMDFFWNPFSSLNSYGYPYGNNSEDVLLDEDSDQLRKVRQQEGIPELEEEDDDEDHEEIRNVSIKSEIPRIYSKRIAKTVAGGGAAGTDGKKDNVNETKELRSQGVQTTEVSETSNAVELEVNNDQGISGNRNGPQETPGFTVYVNRRPISMGEVMKDVEAQFTRICNFADELSVILEVSTAQPSSSPFGSFRMLNPAALLRSTSSRSSSFRFLQASSSSINDDQESSSNGIEESCIAPGSHKSTLDRLHQWEKKLYEEVKCAERIRIEYEKKCRQLRIHDVHGEEPFVVDKTRAAIRDLRTQLRVSISSVEYISKRIEVLRDQDLHPLVMELIRGLARMWRTMAECHRIQKRTIDEAKLLLFSPSATAGVPARVLPGPSRSAASLEAELRNWASRLSAWVQAQRCYARALAGWIRRCAPPARDATAPTPSRSGASGAAPPVYIACVRWSRMLDSVSEAAAIEGVEMFAAGVASVAASLAAGQGKEGKSDMMDPEAAVAAAAELGAKVVCAGLAVAVGAVAELAANSAEGYEELVKTLDLRVN comes from the exons ATGGGATGTTCTACCTCAAAGTTGGAGAATGAGGATGCCGTTCGCCTTTGCCATGACAGGAAGAATTTCATCAAACAAGCTATCGAGCAGAGAAACCAGCTTGCATATGTGCACGTAGCGTATATACGATCTCTGAAGGGAGTTGCTGTTGCTCTGTGTCGTTATGTTGATGACGATGAGCTTCAGTTCTTCTTGGCTTCTTTCACGACAGCGCCAATGCCACCGCAATCTGTAAGAGAAGTACACCCGGATATCGCCATGATTCCAAGGAAATTATTTGCACCACAAGAGAACCACTCTCGAAGAAACACTTTTTCTGCAGTGCATTACATGAAAGCAGGGTGGAGTCCATCAATTTCTGTCGAGGAATGGCCCGAGCCAGTGGAAACTGTGAGACCTGAGTATAATTATTCTACAGGTCATTCTGGTTTTGATGGCTATGCTCCTGCAGGGGCTGCAACCATGGGATCATCATACTCCTCTCCATACGCAAGACCCAGATACCCACCTGCATCGCCTCAGGCTTCACAGATGGACTTCTTTTGGAACCCTTTCTCATCTCTGAATTCATATGGATATCCCTACGGAAACAATTCAGAAGATGTCTTGCTTGATGAGGATTCTGATCAGCTAAGGAAAGTTCGACAGCAAGAAGGGATACCTGAACTGGAAGAAGAGGACGATGATGAGGATCATGAGGAGATTCGGAATGTATCAATTAAATCAGAGATTCCTAGAATTTATTCGAAGCGTATTGCCAAGACGGTTGCCGGTGGAGGAGCAGCAGGAACCGACGGGAAGAAAGATAATGTGAATGAGACAAAGGAACTGAGATCGCAAGGTGTGCAGACTACTGAAGTGTCAGAAACTAGCAATGCAGTGGAACTTGAGGTCAACAATGATCAAGGAATTAGTGGAAATAGAAATGGCCCGCAAGAAACTCCTGGTTTCACTGTGTATGTGAACAGAAGACCAATAAGCATGGGAGAGGTCATGAAGGATGTGGAAGCTCAATTCACCAGAATTTGTAATTTTGCTGATGAGCTCTCTGTGATTCTGGAAGTTAGCACAGCTCAACCATCTTCTTCCCCATTTGGAT CTTTTAGAATGTTGAACCCAGCTGCTTTGCTTCGTTCAACATCTTCGCGCTCATCTTCGTTTAGGTTCCTTCAAGCTTCTTCCAGTTCAATAAATGACGACCAAGAAAGTAGCAGCAATGGAATAGAGGAATCATGCATTGCACCTGGAAGCCACAAGTCAACATTAGACCGACTACATCAATGGGAGAAGAAGCTATATGAGGAAGTGAAG TGCGCAGAACGCATACGAATTGAATATGAAAAGAAGTGCAGACAACTAAGGATTCATGATGTCCATGGGGAAGAACCTTTTGTTGTTGATAAAACTAGAGCAGCAATCAGAGATCTCCGAACTCAACTTAGAGTCTCCATAAGTTCTGTTGAATACATATCAAAGAGAATTGAGGTATTACGGGACCAGGATTTGCACCCACTGGTGATGGAACTGATCCGCGG GTTAGCACGCATGTGGAGGACCATGGCCGAATGCCACCGGATACAAAAGCGCACAATTGACGAGGCCAAGCTCCTCCTCTTCTCTCCCTCCGCCACCGCCGGCGTCCCCGCCCGGGTGCTTCCAGGACCCTCCCGCTCCGCCGCGTCTCTTGAGGCAGAACTCCGGAATTGGGCCTCTCGCTTATCGGCCTGGGTACAGGCCCAGCGTTGCTACGCCCGCGCCCTCGCCGGTTGGATCCGTCGCTGCGCCCCTCCCGCCCGCGACGCCACGGCCCCCACCCCCAGCCGCTCCGGCGCCAGCGGAGCAGCACCTCCGGTGTACATCGCCTGCGTCCGGTGGTCCCGGATGCTGGATTCGGTGAGCGAGGCGGCGGCCATCGAGGGGGTGGAGATGTTCGCGGCGGGAGTGGCTTCGGTGGCGGCGTCGTTGGCGGCGGGGCAGGGTAAGGAGGGGAAGTCGGATATGATGGATCCGGAGGCGGCTGTGGCGGCGGCGGCAGAGCTAGGAGCGAAGGTGGTGTGCGCGGGGCTGGCGGTGGCAGTGGGGGCGGTGGCGGAGTTGGCCGCCAACTCGGCGGAGGGATACGAAGAATTAGTGAAGACGCTCGACTTGAGGGTTAACTAG
- the LOC122004097 gene encoding protein PHOX1-like, which produces METKMPGLRNRSASARLRVPSSKNIRSLDRCATFVDEDTTVFVEMAQNNKEEGNRLFQKREYEDALFKYEKAIKLLPKNHIDVANLRSNMASCYMQMKPEDFHQAINECNLALEVCPNYSKALVKRAKCFEALDRLDLASEDVDLVLSLDPNNIAASEIAERVKMEIEEHGVRLDNWEVSPLPETPVERQKLKKKKKKSHKSVEKIVVVEEKHVEVKEEAMKTVKLVFGEDIRYAQVPANCTILQLREIIANRFPKLKAFLIKFKDQDGDLVTITTSEELMSVEESAGSQRSVKLFIIKVRPEDDPLFEEVKKKESSKRSYSGDKSPSVCVDDWIMQFAILFKNHVGCDSDEYLNLHELGTKVYSEAMEETITSEEAQEIFTLAEKKFQEMTALALFNWGNVHMSRAKKRLCSSSEDASKESMLAMMKASYEWAQAEYVKAGNKYEEALKLKPDFYEALLALGFQQFELAKLSWCSAIGNKADVEDEPSTDAVLKLFNLAEENIERGTRMREEMKEQTLEEVPKPDGEKVMLQKMGLEDYFKDQSTHETPEQDLHMKSQINTLWGTVLYERSVVEFKLGIPLWEECLMAAMEKFTVAGASPADIAVMVKKHCANETTQEDLCFKIDEIVQTWNEMYDAKRWLSGVSSFKLEPLLRRRVSKLHNTLEHI; this is translated from the exons ATGGAGACGAAGATGCCAGGGCTTAGGAATAGGAGCGCTTCGGCTAGATTGAGGGTTCCGAGCTCGAAGAACATCCGGTCCTTGGACCGCTGCGCTACGTTCGTCGATGAAGACACGACGGTGTTCGTGGAGATGGCGCAGAACAATAAAGAAGAAGGCAACCGGCTGTTCCAGAAGCGGGAGTATGAGGACGCCCTTTTCAAATACGAAAAAGCCATCAAGCTGCTCCCGAAGAACCACATCGATGTCGCGAACCTCCGCAGCAACATGGCGTCTTGCTACATGCAGATGAAGCCCGAGGACTTCCACCAAGCGATCAACGAGTGCAATCTCGCCCTCGAGGTCTGCCCTAATTACAGCAAAGCCCTGGTGAAGAGGGCCAAGTGCTTCGAAGCCCTGGACAGGTTGGATTTGGCCAGCGAGGATGTGGATCTTGTTTTGAGTTTGGACCCGAACAACATCGCTGCGTCGGAGATCGCCGAGCGAGTGAAAATGGAGATCGAGGAGCATGGCGTGAGGCTGGACAACTGGGAAGTTTCTCCACTTCCTGAAACTCCTGTGGAGAGACAGaagctgaagaagaagaagaagaagagccacAAATCTGTGGAGAAGATTGTGGTTGTGGAGGAGAAGCATGTTGAAGTCAAAGAAGAGGCCATGAAGACTGTGAAGCTGGTATTTGGAGAAGACATCAGATACGCACAGGTTCCAGCGAATTGCACCATATTGCAGTTGAGGGAGATCATTGCTAACAGGTTTCCGAAATTGAAGGCTTTCCTCATCAAGTTCAAAGATCAAGATGGTGACTTGGTGACGATCACTACCTCCGAAGAGCTGATGAGTGTAGAAGAATCTGCAGGCTCACAAAGATCTGTTAAGTTGTTCATCATCAAAGTTAGACCTGAGGATGATCCCTTGTTTGAGGAGGTTAAGAAGAAGGAATCATCTAAGAGAAGCTACTCCGGCGACAAATCCCCCTCAGTTTGCGTCGACGACTGGATCATGCAATTTGCTATACTGTTCAAGAACCATGTCGGCTGTGATTCTGATGAGTATCTGAACCTTCATGAGTTAGGAACTAAGGTTTACTCTGAGGCAATGGAAGAAACCATTACAAGTGAAGAGGCACAAGAGATTTTTACACTTGCTGAGAAGAAATTCCAGGAGATGACAGCTTTAGCTTTGTTCAATTGGGGAAATGTGCATATGTCTCGGGCGAAGAAGAGGCTATGCTCGTCGTCGGAAGATGCTAGCAAGGAGTCGATGCTAGCGATGATGAAAGCTTCTTATGAATGGGCTCAGGCTGAGTATGTTAAAGCGGGAAACAAGTATGAAGAAGCTTTGAAACTTAAGCCTGACTTCTATGAAGCTCTTCTTGCACTTGGATTCCAACAGTTTGAACTAGCAAAGCTTTCATGGTGTTCTGCCATAGGAAACAAGGCAGACGTAGAGGATGAGCCTTCAACAGATGCTGTCCTAAAACTATTCAACCTTGCCGAAGAGAACATTGAGAGGGGGACACGAATGAGGGAAGAGATGAAAGAACAAACATTAGAGGAAGTGCCTAAACCTGATGGGGAAAAGGTTATGCTGCAAAAGATGGGTTTGGAAGACTATTTCAAAGATCAGTCGACTCATGAAACACCAGAACAAGATTTGCATATGAAGTCTCAAATAAATACATTGTGGGGAACTGTGCTTTACGAGCGATCGGTTGTGGAATTTAAATTGGGCATACCTCTTTGGGAGGAGTGTCTCATGGCAGCAATGGAGAAATTTACTGTGGCAGGAGCTTCTCCAGCAGATATTGCTGTCATGGTTAAAAAGCATTGTGCCAATGAAACTACTCAAGAAG ATCTGTGTTTCAAGATTGATGAAATAGTTCAAACATGGAATGAGATGTATGATGCAAAACGGTGGCTAAGTGGCGTTTCATCTTTCAAACTTGAGCCTCTACTTCGAAGGCGAGTTTCCAAGTTGCACAACACATTGGAGCACATATGA
- the LOC122007037 gene encoding protein MEMO1-like, translating to MERIRRAAHAGSWYTDNAKKLDEDLERWLLATRLTKCPDVRGVIAPHAGYSYSGRCAAFAFANIDPKSIERVFLLGPSHHYYTPKCALTKATIYSTPLGDLQVDSQVNDELKATGKFELMDLDLDEAEHSMEMHLPYIAKVFHGHPVKVVPILVGALNSENEAMYGQLLAKYVDDPKNFFSISSDFCHWGSRFSYTYCDKKHGPIYKSIEALDHMGMDIIETGDANAFKRYLKEYGNTICGRHPISIFLHMLKNCSAKIKIGFLQYEQSSQCKSSRDSSVSYASAAAKLDD from the exons ATGGAGAGGATTCGAAGAGCTGCTCATGCAGGATCCTGGTATACCGACAACG CTAAGAAACTAGATGAGGATCTTGAACGATGGCTCCTGGCAACTCGTCTGACTAAATGTCCTGATGTTAGAGGTGTAATTGCCCC GCATGCTGGTTACTCATATTCAGGTCGCTGTGCTGCTTTTGCATTTGctaacattgaccctaaaagcaT TGAACGAGTGTTTCTACTTGGTCCGTCTCATCATTATTATACCCCAAAATGTGCCCTTACAAAAGCCACTATTTATAGCACACCCTTGGGCGACTTGCAGGTTGATTCTCAAG TAAATGATGAGCTCAAGGCCACAGGAAAGTTTGAACTTATGGATCTTGATTTAGATGAAGCAGAACATAGCATGGAAATGCATTTGCCTTATATTGCTAAAGTGTTCCATGG TCACCCTGTGAAAGTTGTCCCCATTCTGGTTGGTGCTCTTAACTCAGAAAATGAAGCCATGTATGGACAACTGCTTGCTAAGTATGTGGACGATCCCAAGAATTTCTTCTCCATATCATCTGATTTTTGCCATTGGGGCTCTAG GTTCAGCTATACATATTGTGATAAGAAGCATGGCCCTATTTATAAATCCATCGAGGCCTTGGACCACATGGGCATGGACATCATCGAGACTGGAGATGCTAATGCATTCAAACGATATCTGAAGGAGTACGGCAACACAATCTGTGGACGCCACCCGATAAGCATCTTCCTCCAC atGTTGAAGAACTGCTCGGCCAAGATCAAAATCGGTTTCCTGCAATATGAGCAATCGAGCCAGTGCAAGAGCTCACGGGACAGCAGCGTAAGCTACGCCTCTGCAGCTGCTAAATTAGACGACTGA